From the genome of Bubalus bubalis isolate 160015118507 breed Murrah chromosome 2, NDDB_SH_1, whole genome shotgun sequence, one region includes:
- the MUL1 gene encoding mitochondrial ubiquitin ligase activator of NFKB 1: protein MESGGRPSLGQFILLGTSSVVTAFLYSVYRQKAQVAQELKGAKRIHLGEDLKSILSEAPGKCVPYAVIEGAVRSVKETLNSQFVENCKGVIQRLTLQEHKMVWNRTTHLWNDCSKIIHQRTNTVPFDLVPHEDGAGVAVRVLKPLDAVDLGLETVYERFHPSTPSFTDVVGHYLSGERPKGIQETEEMLKVGAPLTGVGELVLDHSCVRLQPPKGPGMQYYLSSQDFDSLLQRQESSVRIWKVLVLVFGFAACASLFFLLRKQYLRRRRERQRPEEEFRERECPEEDRPEEDREGPKGACVVCLSNFRSCVFLECGHVCACTQCYRALPEPRRCPICRQEISRVVRLYNS from the exons ATGGAGAGCGGAGGGCGGCCCTCGCTGGGCCAGTTCATCCTCCTGGGCACCAGCTCTGTGGTCACCGCCTTCCTGTATTCCGTGTACCGGCAGAAGGCCCAGGTCGCCCAGGAGCTCAAG GGAGCTAAAAGAATCCACTTGGGTGAAGACTTAAAGAGTATTCTTTCAGAAGCTCCAGGAAAGTGTGTGCCTTATGCTGTTATTGAAG GAGCTGTTCGATCTGTTAAAGAAACGCTTAACAGCCAGTTTGTGGAAAATTGCAAGGGGGTGATTCAGCGGCTGACGCTTCAGGAGCACAAGATGGTGTGGAACCGGACAACCCACCTCTG GAACGACTGTTCCAAGATCATTCACCAGAGGACCAACACGGTGCCCTTTGACCTGGTGCCCCACGAGGACGGTGCGGGCGTGGCCGTGCGCGTGCTGAAGCCCCTGGACGCGGTGGACCTGGGCCTGGAGACCGTGTACGAGAGGTTCCACCCCTCCACGCCGTCCTTCACCGACGTCGTCGGCCACTACCTCAGCGGGGAGCGGCCCAAGGGCATCCAGGAGACGGAGGAGATGCTGAAGGTGGGGGCGCCACTCACGGGGGTGGGCGAGCTGGTGCTGGACCACAGCTGCGTGCGCCTGCAGCCCCCCAAGGGGCCGGGCATGCAGTACTACCTGAGCAGCCAGGACTTCGACAGCCTGCTGCAGCGGCAGGAGTCCAGCGTCCGGATCTGGAAGGTCCTGGTGCTGGTCTTCGGCTTCGCCGCCTGCGCCAGCCTATTCTTCCTCCTCCGGAAGCAGTACCTGCGGCGGCGGCGCGAGCGGCAGCGGCCGGAGGAGGAGTTCCGGGAGCGCGAGTGTCCCGAGGAGGACCGTCCCGAGGAGGACCGAGAGGGCCCGAAGGGCGCCTGCGTCGTGTGCCTGAGCAACTTCCGGTCGTGTGTCTTCCTGGAGTGCGGGCACGTGTGCGCCTGCACCCAGTGCTACCGCGCGCTGCCGGAGCCCCGGCGGTGCCCGATCTGCAGGCAGGAGATCAGCCGCGTGGTGCGCTTGTACAACAGCTAA